One Chitinophaga varians DNA window includes the following coding sequences:
- a CDS encoding TolC family protein: protein MNASYRKIVSLSSIVLFTLHAYAQPKPLHIKDMLSLVQSAQPQMKAYAAQAQSTQYGVGLAKNTLLPDINIGYQAGYATYNNVTGMSYPGLILPISGPPVAGNIYDPVPGTAAGAILKWNPLTFGQRSAAVEKASAQYKLANSTYNDALFRQQYAAVATYLDAVYLQKLIQTYQANIDRTKAGLEQSLVFTRQGLRPGIDTTQFQAALAQATTDLLIVQRQYYAQITELTRLTGLPDAPTNILLADTSLLSQLPLIADTTAGPAGNPVYQYYQMRKEVTASALKEVERIWRPKLDLWANAYARGSGVKADGTIDKADGWSLSHKNYGAGIQLSFPILQFSEVHLKKKQYQAMVKADEAQLDQVALNLQKQKEAARYNYSQNMLITKQAVVQSQAARFAFDGLQLSYNSGLIDFTRLIQGQYDLLKAETGEAAAFLQAWRSLLDIAVANGQLTTFTDNLK, encoded by the coding sequence ATGAATGCTTCCTATAGAAAGATCGTCTCCCTGAGCAGTATCGTGTTATTCACCCTTCATGCCTATGCGCAACCCAAACCGCTACACATAAAGGACATGCTTTCCCTGGTACAGTCCGCACAGCCGCAGATGAAGGCATATGCGGCACAGGCGCAGAGCACTCAGTATGGTGTCGGTCTTGCGAAGAACACCCTGCTGCCGGACATCAACATCGGCTATCAGGCAGGATATGCCACCTACAACAATGTCACCGGGATGAGTTATCCGGGATTGATACTCCCTATCAGCGGGCCTCCTGTTGCCGGCAATATCTATGATCCTGTGCCAGGTACCGCCGCGGGCGCGATACTGAAGTGGAACCCGCTCACTTTCGGTCAACGTAGTGCCGCAGTCGAAAAAGCCAGTGCCCAGTACAAGCTGGCCAACAGCACCTATAACGATGCGCTGTTCCGTCAGCAGTACGCAGCCGTAGCCACCTACCTGGACGCCGTGTACCTGCAAAAACTCATACAAACCTACCAGGCTAATATCGACAGGACCAAAGCAGGACTGGAACAATCGCTGGTGTTTACGCGGCAGGGACTACGCCCGGGAATAGACACCACACAGTTCCAGGCAGCCCTGGCGCAGGCCACCACGGACCTGCTGATCGTGCAGCGCCAATACTATGCGCAGATCACAGAACTCACCCGGCTGACGGGACTGCCCGACGCGCCAACAAACATATTGCTGGCAGACACCTCACTGCTCAGCCAACTGCCGCTGATAGCCGACACCACTGCTGGTCCGGCAGGAAATCCTGTTTACCAGTATTACCAGATGAGAAAGGAAGTAACAGCATCCGCTCTGAAAGAAGTGGAACGTATATGGCGACCTAAGCTGGACCTGTGGGCCAATGCCTATGCAAGAGGCTCCGGCGTAAAAGCCGATGGCACCATCGATAAAGCGGACGGCTGGTCGCTTTCCCATAAGAACTACGGCGCAGGCATTCAGCTCAGTTTCCCTATCCTTCAGTTTTCTGAAGTCCACCTGAAAAAGAAACAATACCAGGCTATGGTTAAAGCCGACGAGGCGCAGCTGGACCAGGTGGCGTTAAACCTGCAAAAGCAGAAAGAAGCGGCCCGGTACAACTATAGTCAGAACATGCTGATCACGAAACAGGCAGTAGTGCAGTCGCAGGCCGCCCGTTTTGCTTTTGACGGCCTGCAACTCAGTTACAACAGCGGTCTGATCGACTTCACACGGCTGATACAAGGTCAGTACGACCTGCTGAAGGCGGAAACCGGAGAAGCCGCCGCCTTCCTGCAGGCATGGCGCTCCCTGTTGGACATCGCCGTAGCAAACGGCCAGCTGACAACCTTTACAGACAATCTGAAATAA
- a CDS encoding chromate resistance protein ChrB domain-containing protein has translation MKWITRERPKIDRIASPWLIKRFVDATAEFMYVPFDQVIPLAEAEGAIPFDVVGVEYTHYEDQCTFDYIIKKHGIDDPAVLIMAPIVRGADTDRHDFAAQASGLWAISAGLAYNESDDQALLEKGMMLYDALYSWAKYLQHVKHTQQPFEQQLMDIFNKYLQQEKDSRKVPGWAKELKEIIQDQIDTNLNLSLKGLSETLQVHPAYLSREFSKYFDDLSFGDYIRKLRIDKAVQLLSTTSHSLTEIAYLTGFSDQSHFTRVFRKFTGKSPSVYKKGLTKK, from the coding sequence TGACCGGATTGCCAGTCCATGGCTCATAAAGAGATTTGTGGACGCTACGGCGGAGTTTATGTATGTGCCCTTTGACCAGGTAATTCCTTTGGCGGAAGCGGAAGGCGCCATCCCTTTTGACGTAGTGGGTGTGGAGTATACGCATTACGAAGACCAGTGTACATTTGATTACATTATCAAAAAACATGGCATCGATGACCCTGCAGTGCTGATCATGGCGCCTATTGTCCGTGGCGCGGACACCGACCGTCACGATTTTGCCGCCCAGGCTTCCGGCCTGTGGGCCATATCTGCCGGGCTGGCCTACAACGAATCTGATGATCAGGCTTTGCTCGAAAAAGGGATGATGCTATATGACGCTCTTTACAGCTGGGCCAAATACCTCCAACACGTTAAGCACACCCAGCAGCCGTTTGAGCAACAACTGATGGATATTTTCAACAAATATCTCCAACAGGAAAAAGACAGCAGGAAGGTGCCAGGGTGGGCCAAAGAACTAAAAGAGATCATCCAGGACCAGATAGACACCAACCTCAACCTCAGCCTGAAAGGCTTGTCAGAAACACTCCAGGTACATCCGGCATACTTATCGCGGGAGTTTTCCAAGTATTTTGATGATCTGTCATTTGGTGACTATATCCGTAAACTGCGGATCGATAAGGCAGTCCAATTGTTGAGCACTACCAGCCATTCCCTGACTGAAATAGCTTATCTCACCGGGTTTTCAGACCAGAGCCATTTTACCCGGGTCTTCAGGAAGTTTACCGGTAAAAGCCCATCTGTCTACAAAAAGGGGCTGACAAAAAAGTAA
- a CDS encoding chromate transporter — protein sequence MDNSKSTIPYSLRDLVIYFLKLGTWGFGGPVALAGYMHRDLVENKQWISEEDYKEGLTLAQLAPGPLAAQLGIYMGYVHYRLLGATLAGLAFVLPSFLMVVVLGFIYVHWQGIPWMQAVFYGVGAAVIGIIGVSAWKLTRKSVGGNKLLIVIYITAAAYTVWQENENIWLFLGSGVFYWLLKAPPTRLTFPRKGTVMTKLLAPATLLNITNSTSGKTLWQILLYFTKAGAFVFGSGLAIVPFLYGGVVKEYGWLNEQQFVDAVAVAMITPGPVVITVGFIGYLTAGLSGAGVAAFGTFFPCYLFTVLPAPYFRKYGKHPGIRAFVDGVTAAAIGAITGAVIVLAKRSLVDGYTIAIAVLTAFILWRSKKIPEPVIIVAAAGIGLLVKTIS from the coding sequence ATGGACAACAGCAAATCAACCATACCATACAGCCTGCGGGACCTCGTCATTTATTTTTTAAAACTGGGCACCTGGGGCTTCGGCGGCCCGGTAGCGCTGGCGGGGTACATGCACCGTGACCTCGTTGAAAACAAACAATGGATCAGTGAAGAGGACTACAAAGAAGGACTGACACTGGCCCAACTGGCTCCCGGCCCGTTGGCCGCCCAGCTGGGTATATACATGGGATATGTTCATTACCGGTTGCTGGGCGCCACGCTGGCCGGCCTGGCATTTGTGCTCCCTTCCTTCCTGATGGTAGTGGTCCTTGGGTTCATCTATGTCCACTGGCAGGGCATCCCCTGGATGCAGGCCGTTTTTTATGGTGTAGGCGCTGCCGTTATCGGCATCATTGGTGTGAGCGCATGGAAACTGACCCGTAAATCTGTGGGAGGTAACAAGTTATTGATTGTTATTTACATCACTGCAGCAGCTTACACGGTATGGCAGGAAAACGAAAACATCTGGTTGTTCCTCGGTTCCGGAGTGTTCTACTGGCTGTTAAAAGCCCCTCCCACCCGGTTAACCTTCCCCCGGAAAGGAACGGTGATGACTAAATTACTGGCCCCTGCCACCTTACTGAATATCACTAATAGCACTTCCGGGAAAACACTTTGGCAAATACTTTTGTATTTTACCAAGGCGGGGGCTTTTGTGTTTGGCAGCGGGCTCGCTATTGTGCCTTTCCTCTATGGCGGCGTTGTAAAGGAATATGGCTGGCTGAATGAGCAGCAGTTCGTAGATGCCGTAGCAGTGGCGATGATTACGCCCGGCCCGGTGGTGATCACCGTAGGGTTTATCGGGTATCTTACCGCCGGCCTTTCGGGTGCGGGCGTGGCCGCCTTCGGGACTTTTTTCCCCTGTTACCTTTTCACCGTGCTGCCTGCCCCCTATTTCAGGAAGTATGGCAAACACCCCGGGATCAGGGCTTTTGTGGACGGTGTGACAGCTGCCGCTATCGGCGCTATTACAGGCGCCGTCATTGTGTTGGCGAAACGATCGCTCGTTGACGGCTATACGATAGCCATTGCTGTACTAACAGCATTTATCCTGTGGCGGTCCAAAAAAATACCGGAACCGGTCATCATCGTTGCGGCTGCCGGTATCGGTCTGCTGGTGAAAACGATTTCTTAA